AGGTCCGTAATGCTTATTAATAGTTTCTACTTGAATATCAATTTCTTCTAAGTATTTTATTAATGATTTAAGAAAATTCTGTTGTTCTAATAACCCTTCTAAGGAAAAGGCCTTAGTAAAATCGGCAGGATTTAACGATGAATTAAGCAGATAGAAAGTTGGCTCAAATGATACTTCTAATGAATAACCTAATTCACCTAGCTTACTAATAGCTTTAGTTAGTACAGTTCTACTACAATATGGATAAGAAGAGCCATCTGGTTGAACTATAAAAGATAAGACTCTGGCTGTCCTTTCTAAATAAGGAATGACTACAAATGTGGTTAAATCGGGTAGGGCTATTACGTCCTCATATTTAGTCTTTATCGGCCTATCTTTATAATCCATGAGAACTAAGGACTCTGGGTAATCTACTCCCTTATTATCACTTATTATATTCTCAAATTCTGCTCTTCTTAAAGATCTACCTTTAGTATTCCCTAATAAGTCTACAAATTCTACTCTTACATAATCTATCTTACCAGATTTTAATATATCAAAGACGTCTTCTTTAGACACTTTCCCTCACAAAGCTTATGCAGTATTATTTAATAAAATTATAAAAGCTTGTACATTATCGATCCCGCAAATATTACTGCGTTTTGGTATTCAGTAAATATACCCCTATTTACTAAATTATCATCAAGATATAAATCAACTAAGTAGAAATACTCATTTTCTCTCTTTCTTCTATGAAATTTTAAAGTATATCTACCTATTCTAACAGTCTTCTTTTGTGATGCATAGTAGCCTAATGACAGTATTTCCAAATTATCTACCATTCTAATTCACCTTTATGTCAACTACTACGTGATATGTATAAGGTTTTACACTTCTAACAATTCTAGCATAATAAGATCCAGAATATTTACTCATTGCAATTTTTATCGGATCTTCCCCCTTTTTAGTCTCTATTTCGGTATAAAGATGAATAATGCCACCTTTCTTTATTTTTTGAAGAGCTATCTCGTAGGCTTTATCAGCTAATTCTGGGAGAGGTGCTATTATTCTATCAGCATCTTCAAGATCATAAATCCTAATGAATGCATCGCCGTAGATTGGTAATACCTCATAAGCTCTATTAAGTTCTACGTTAGCCATTAGATAATAATATGCGTAGGGGTTTATATCTATAGAATACACTATTTTAGGCTTTCCTAATACCGCAGATAAGATGGAAAACGGACCAAATCCAGAAAACATATTTATAATTACTTCTCCTCGCCTAACTTGCTTAGCAACTCTTAAATGTTCAAAGGATAATTTTTCTGAGAAAAACACCTTTGTAAAATCTAAATAATATCTACATCCATGTTCCTTGTATATGGTCTCACTTCTCTTTTCACCAGCTATATGATAATAAGTAGGAAGTCTATATGGACCAGAAACGTCTCTATATCTTCCCCAGACCGCTTTAATATAGGGCAGCCTTGACATTATGTAGTTCGCTACATTAATTAAGTCCTCTGGTTTCTTATCGAAGGGAATACCTATTACTGCAATGTCCCCTATTATTTCAACTCTTTTCCAAATGCCTTGTTTCCTTGCTTGTTCTTTTATCGACATCTGCTAACCTCTCTATAGCTTTTTCAATGTGTTTTAATCCTACATTTAATGGAACTCCACCGTCTAATACTGCCTCTCCATTAACCATTACAGTTTCTGGGTAACTTAGATTAAATATTATAGACTCATAAGGGCTCTCTATATCTAGAGGAAATGCAGGAGGTTCTTTAATCTCGTATATAGTTAAATCTGCTACTTTATTGTTTTCAATTACGCCTCTATCATTATACTTTAATTGAGAATATCCCCATATTGTCATGGCGTTTAACGCTTCCTCTGGGGTTAGAAGTAGCCTAGTTAAGCTTGCAGATGCCTCATGCCTAATGTCAAATGAAGGTGTCAAGTCTAATGATATTGAAGGCTTATATTGGCTTAACGGGAATTGAGAAACTTCATATGATGGAGTGAAAGCTAATGAAAAACCTTTTTGCTTAATTATCTCTAAATCTTTTCTCGCACCTCCGCCTAAACCTATAACGTTTACTGCACTATTCATATTCTCTAAACTTACGAATCTCTCTAATAAGACTGGTAAATTATATTGCTGGGAAATCTCA
The genomic region above belongs to Saccharolobus caldissimus and contains:
- the taw21 gene encoding tRNA 4-demethylwyosine(37)-methyltransferase Taw21, which encodes MSIKEQARKQGIWKRVEIIGDIAVIGIPFDKKPEDLINVANYIMSRLPYIKAVWGRYRDVSGPYRLPTYYHIAGEKRSETIYKEHGCRYYLDFTKVFFSEKLSFEHLRVAKQVRRGEVIINMFSGFGPFSILSAVLGKPKIVYSIDINPYAYYYLMANVELNRAYEVLPIYGDAFIRIYDLEDADRIIAPLPELADKAYEIALQKIKKGGIIHLYTEIETKKGEDPIKIAMSKYSGSYYARIVRSVKPYTYHVVVDIKVN
- a CDS encoding amidohydrolase family protein, translated to MKVLIKADLVLGPYKPLRNVYIGIEEGQIKVISKEEPEEYEYAEYIIGGENRVVIPGFVTTHSFIYLYPFRYRIFSGKINAFQLLSTLSPNDIYYFSLMGAYHLLRTGVTTVVTSGPNLDMIARAISEVGLKPVLAVGVDCPDSKEDWEREFITLYNRWSSKNENRVILRLCSEEYSKEVFEISQQYNLPVLLERFVSLENMNSAVNVIGLGGGARKDLEIIKQKGFSLAFTPSYEVSQFPLSQYKPSISLDLTPSFDIRHEASASLTRLLLTPEEALNAMTIWGYSQLKYNDRGVIENNKVADLTIYEIKEPPAFPLDIESPYESIIFNLSYPETVMVNGEAVLDGGVPLNVGLKHIEKAIERLADVDKRTSKETRHLEKS